From a single Natronorubrum tibetense GA33 genomic region:
- a CDS encoding IS6 family transposase produces MPENARLSPSIGQIDLGFVEREATPRLLMKLSIQLHLAGLSLSNTVRILEIFGVDRARSTVHNWVHKADLQPDSGRDPDQVAVDETVIRLNDEQYWLYAAVDPESNDLLHTQLEPTRTKVIASSFIAELREKHDVDDAVFLVDGDKALNYACQRHDLDFRYERHGNRNSVERVFREVKRRTSSFSNCFSHAHAETADEWLRSFAFAWNQLI; encoded by the coding sequence ATGCCCGAAAACGCACGCCTCAGTCCTAGTATCGGCCAGATTGACTTGGGTTTTGTGGAGCGAGAGGCAACACCGCGACTGTTGATGAAGCTCAGTATTCAGCTTCATCTCGCTGGACTCTCGCTTTCGAATACTGTTCGTATTCTCGAGATATTCGGTGTTGATCGAGCTCGATCCACCGTCCATAACTGGGTTCACAAAGCTGATCTACAGCCAGATTCTGGTCGAGATCCGGATCAGGTTGCGGTTGACGAAACCGTGATCCGACTCAATGACGAGCAGTACTGGCTGTATGCTGCGGTCGATCCCGAATCGAACGATTTGCTTCATACACAGCTTGAACCGACCAGAACCAAAGTGATAGCAAGTTCATTCATTGCGGAACTGCGCGAGAAACACGACGTCGACGACGCCGTGTTTCTCGTCGACGGCGACAAAGCACTGAACTACGCCTGCCAACGACATGATCTCGATTTCAGATACGAACGCCACGGAAATCGGAATAGCGTTGAACGTGTATTCCGAGAGGTAAAGCGACGAACTTCTTCGTTTTCAAACTGCTTTAGTCATGCACACGCGGAAACAGCTGATGAGTGGCTTAGATCGTTCGCCTTTGCATGGAATCAGCTTATCTGA
- a CDS encoding PIN domain-containing protein yields the protein MKLVIDANVVISALIANSKTRELIVTLEPDLLTPAFVHDEIENYEDLIVEKSGMEPDRVAQFIDLLFQYIEIIPADDFYPAIEKADAAIGDTDPDDVLYLACAIASNRAIWSDDSDFDKQNLVDTYSTSDVINSFDTL from the coding sequence ATGAAGCTGGTCATTGACGCCAACGTCGTCATCTCTGCACTCATCGCCAATTCGAAAACGCGGGAGCTCATCGTTACACTCGAACCGGATCTCCTGACGCCCGCGTTTGTCCACGACGAAATCGAGAACTACGAAGACCTGATCGTAGAGAAATCCGGAATGGAACCGGATCGAGTGGCACAGTTCATTGACCTCCTGTTCCAGTACATTGAGATCATCCCTGCCGACGACTTCTATCCGGCTATCGAGAAGGCAGACGCAGCTATCGGAGACACCGACCCCGACGATGTGCTGTACCTCGCGTGTGCAATCGCCAGTAATAGGGCCATCTGGAGCGACGATTCTGACTTTGACAAACAGAACCTAGTCGATACGTACTCGACGAGTGATGTGATCAACTCGTTTGACACGCTCTAG